Within Limnohabitans sp. 2KL-27, the genomic segment AAGTGCTGTATTTGCGCTGAAAAACCGCATAGCCTGACACCATTTTTTCCCAATTCGCTACAGCTGAGTCGCGCTCATTTTTGCCCGTCAGAAACATTGTTTGTAAAAGTGGTTCATCGCATTGAACTCTTCCAAAAAGAGTTTGCGACTGAAAAACTCGCTGCCATAACTGCCACCGACGAGCAAGGCCAGCAATGCCAGCCACCCCAACCCGCGCCAGACGGGGCTTACTTTGCCACCGGCAACTTGGGCCGTGCCCATGCCCATGAATCGGTACAGGGGGCAAAACTGTGCACCCGCCGTGACCACCAGCACCACCGCCCCAGCGAAGGCAGCCCATTGCCAAGCCCCTGTCAGCCAGAAATAGCCCCCTTGCGCCAGAACGATGGCCAAAGCCAGACGACACCAGCGGTCGATGGGATGGATGTTTTTCATTACAAAACCTCATGTTGGATCACCAAAAGGTTTTCGGCGATGTCGGATTTCAGTATCCACACACCCGCCCCTGTTGGAATTGATCCTGATCACGGGGCCGGAATCTTTTTCCAAGACTTCATGTCCCGGGGTATTCCCTGAGGTCAAGTGGGCATATTTTGTATACAGTTTCGAACACAAAGAAGCACACATCTAGTTTCTTTGCAGTTTTCTCCCTCTGTTTACTTTTCAGGAGACCCCTCCATGAGTTCAACCATCCACCCCGTGGACGAGCATTTACCCAATGGCAAGCTCGCCGCTTTGGGCCTGCAACATGTGCTGGTGATGTATGCCGGCGCGGTGGCCGTGCCCCTGATCGTGGGCCGCGCCCTCAAGCTCAGCCCTGAACAAGTGGCGATGCTGATCTCGGCCGACCTGTTTTGCTGCGGTTTGGTCACGCTGATCCAGTCGCTGGGCGCCACCCAGTGGTTTGGCATCAAGCTGCCCGTGATGATGGGCGTGACGTTTGCTTCTGTGGCCCCCATGGTGGCCATGGCCAACAACAACCCGGGCGTGCAAGGCGCGGGGCTGATCTTTGGCGCCATCATTGGCGCGGGGGTGATATCGATCTTG encodes:
- a CDS encoding DUF2892 domain-containing protein, producing the protein MKNIHPIDRWCRLALAIVLAQGGYFWLTGAWQWAAFAGAVVLVVTAGAQFCPLYRFMGMGTAQVAGGKVSPVWRGLGWLALLALLVGGSYGSEFFSRKLFLEEFNAMNHFYKQCF